Proteins found in one Actinokineospora alba genomic segment:
- a CDS encoding Acg family FMN-binding oxidoreductase translates to MTTDNTWADREFPDTDTLRAALELACRAPSVHNSQPWSWRLGESTVHLFADWTRHLPATDPDGRDLLVSCGAVLHHARVAFAAFGWHATVHRLPDPADPDHLAAIEFARADASPSDLMLAAAILRRRSDRRAYSASPIPPEQLVALTKAAGGCGTVLTTASSPAVRAPLVEAITRANAAQSRNPGYAHEIFLWSGTHTRSPDGVPAANSVTAAGYGDLALRQFATPSIEVADRPSGAGVLLVVGTSSDDTLSRLLAGEATSAVLLAATAARLSSCPLSQPLEVEETRDLVRDEVIGGAMVPQMVLRVGRPRPRDRALPATGRRTLDDVLAALPARI, encoded by the coding sequence ATGACCACCGACAACACGTGGGCGGACAGGGAGTTCCCTGACACGGACACCCTGCGTGCGGCCCTGGAACTCGCCTGCCGCGCACCTTCTGTGCACAACTCGCAGCCGTGGTCCTGGAGGCTCGGCGAGTCCACGGTCCACCTGTTCGCCGACTGGACCAGGCACCTGCCCGCCACCGACCCGGACGGCCGCGATCTGCTGGTCAGCTGCGGCGCGGTGCTGCACCACGCGCGGGTGGCCTTCGCGGCGTTCGGGTGGCACGCGACCGTGCACCGGCTGCCCGACCCAGCCGACCCCGACCACCTGGCCGCCATCGAGTTCGCGCGCGCCGACGCGAGCCCATCGGACCTGATGCTCGCGGCGGCGATCCTGCGCCGCCGGTCCGACCGACGCGCCTACAGCGCGTCGCCGATCCCACCTGAGCAGTTGGTGGCGCTTACCAAAGCGGCGGGCGGGTGCGGGACGGTCCTCACCACCGCGTCGAGCCCCGCCGTGCGGGCCCCGCTGGTCGAGGCGATCACCCGGGCCAACGCGGCACAGAGCCGAAATCCCGGCTACGCCCACGAGATCTTCCTCTGGAGTGGCACCCACACAAGGTCCCCGGACGGAGTCCCCGCCGCCAACTCCGTGACCGCGGCGGGCTACGGCGACCTGGCGCTGCGCCAGTTCGCCACACCGTCGATCGAGGTGGCGGACCGGCCTTCAGGCGCTGGCGTCCTTCTGGTGGTGGGCACCTCCTCCGACGACACCCTGTCGCGGCTGCTCGCGGGCGAGGCGACCAGCGCGGTCCTGCTCGCCGCGACCGCCGCCCGGCTGTCGAGCTGCCCGCTGAGCCAGCCACTGGAGGTCGAGGAGACCCGCGACCTGGTACGCGACGAGGTCATCGGCGGCGCGATGGTGCCGCAGATGGTCCTGCGAGTCGGCAGGCCGCGGCCACGGGACCGGGCGCTGCCTGCCACCGGACGCCGAACGCTGGACGACGTGCTGGCGGCCCTGCCCGCCCGGATCTGA
- a CDS encoding response regulator → MTIRIFLVDDHEIVRRGIADLFEDEPDLEVVGHAASVAEALTRVPTSGADVAVLDVRLPDGNGVELCRELRSRLPELHCLMLTSYADDEALFDAILAGASGFVLKQVLGSDLMAAVRTVGSGGSLLDPRTTTALLDRIRRERAQEDPLAGLTEQERTVFDLIGEGLTNRQIGERMFLAEKTVKNYVSHLLAKLQIQRRTQAAVMATELRNKDK, encoded by the coding sequence ATGACGATTCGGATCTTTTTGGTGGACGACCACGAGATCGTCCGCAGAGGGATCGCCGACCTGTTCGAGGACGAGCCGGACCTCGAGGTCGTCGGCCATGCCGCGTCGGTCGCCGAGGCGCTGACCCGCGTCCCTACCAGCGGCGCCGATGTCGCGGTGCTCGACGTGCGGCTGCCCGACGGCAACGGGGTCGAGCTGTGCCGGGAGCTGCGCTCACGGCTGCCCGAACTGCACTGTCTGATGCTGACCTCCTACGCCGACGACGAGGCCCTGTTCGACGCCATCCTCGCCGGCGCGTCCGGCTTCGTCCTCAAGCAGGTGCTGGGCTCGGACCTGATGGCCGCGGTGCGCACGGTGGGCTCGGGCGGGTCGCTGCTCGACCCGAGGACGACGACCGCCCTGCTCGACCGCATCCGCCGCGAACGCGCCCAGGAAGACCCGCTGGCCGGGCTGACCGAGCAGGAGCGCACGGTCTTCGACCTGATCGGCGAGGGCCTGACCAACCGGCAGATCGGCGAGCGCATGTTCCTCGCCGAGAAGACGGTCAAGAACTACGTCTCGCATCTGCTGGCCAAGCTGCAGATCCAGCGCCGAACCCAGGCCGCCGTCATGGCCACCGAACTCCGTAACAAGGACAAATAG
- a CDS encoding CBS domain-containing protein, whose protein sequence is MGTIDPFEESVRSVMSTDVVGIVPQAPLEVALRLMVRAKVRHLPVVAEGECLGVVDESEILWHLWSTGVGVHPVVAEIVAAARYPSVDISAALGHAAALMANQRVDAAIVTDRGRLAGILTVTDILRVAAQHKPG, encoded by the coding sequence ATGGGAACCATCGACCCGTTCGAGGAATCCGTGCGCTCGGTCATGAGCACCGATGTCGTCGGCATCGTTCCGCAGGCCCCACTGGAGGTGGCGCTGCGGCTGATGGTGCGTGCGAAGGTGCGCCACCTGCCGGTGGTGGCGGAGGGCGAATGCCTCGGCGTGGTCGACGAGTCCGAGATCCTCTGGCACCTGTGGTCCACCGGAGTTGGCGTGCACCCTGTCGTGGCCGAGATCGTCGCCGCGGCGCGCTACCCGAGTGTCGATATCAGTGCGGCCCTGGGGCACGCGGCTGCTCTCATGGCCAATCAGCGGGTCGACGCGGCGATAGTGACCGACAGGGGTCGACTCGCGGGCATCCTCACGGTCACCGACATTCTTCGCGTGGCCGCACAACACAAACCAGGGTGA